Proteins encoded together in one Flavobacteriales bacterium window:
- a CDS encoding gliding motility-associated C-terminal domain-containing protein: protein MDMISRLLLLAGLFTLARSVLGQDFVNGGLEGVVTGPSVVPAGWTAVPHSDPICDATFTGGATPDLTDMTGPAAFNGILGNPFDGQTFISGLHTNSHHEGIKQTVNGLTVGATYTIRLHQTVLKQVMNDALDPSGGWAVYAGNVPLGFTDPTYSAEAPGSLDLPWEMREVTFVAPASSVTLKFMPHDDDADVTWPEGIRMGLDGLSLLHGNTVGMTEHMETALLDLPTHFTPGGAGSSFVPVRSRNIRSLEAEFFDRQGVRVFATNDPLINWDGRNTMGAEVSTGTYLYRVVAIPVNGAPILRTGRVLLLR, encoded by the coding sequence CGGTCAGGACTTCGTGAATGGCGGGTTGGAGGGAGTCGTCACGGGTCCTTCCGTGGTCCCCGCAGGCTGGACCGCCGTTCCCCATTCGGATCCCATCTGCGACGCGACGTTCACAGGAGGGGCAACACCTGATCTCACCGACATGACGGGCCCGGCTGCATTCAATGGTATTCTCGGCAATCCATTCGACGGGCAGACTTTCATATCGGGGCTGCACACCAACTCGCATCACGAGGGGATCAAGCAGACAGTGAATGGACTCACCGTCGGAGCCACCTACACGATCAGGCTCCATCAGACCGTATTGAAGCAGGTGATGAATGACGCGCTTGATCCTTCGGGCGGATGGGCGGTGTATGCGGGCAACGTTCCCCTCGGTTTCACGGATCCCACCTACAGCGCGGAAGCACCCGGCAGCCTCGATCTGCCATGGGAAATGCGGGAGGTCACCTTCGTTGCACCAGCGTCTTCAGTCACCCTTAAATTCATGCCGCATGACGATGATGCAGACGTCACATGGCCGGAGGGCATCCGTATGGGTTTGGATGGACTGAGCCTGCTGCATGGCAATACGGTCGGAATGACAGAGCACATGGAGACTGCGTTACTAGATCTGCCCACCCATTTCACGCCCGGAGGCGCCGGGAGCTCTTTCGTTCCAGTACGGAGCAGGAACATCAGGTCGCTTGAGGCCGAATTCTTCGATCGGCAGGGCGTCCGCGTCTTCGCCACCAACGACCCGCTCATCAACTGGGATGGCCGGAACACGATGGGAGCGGAGGTGTCAACCGGTACCTATCTCTACAGGGTCGTAGCGATCCCGGTCAACGGGGCGCCCATACTTCGGACCGGGAGGGTCCTGCTGCTGCGCTGA
- a CDS encoding arginase has translation MDLRLIEAASEIGAGTRGTSMGMAALRVAAWKLGSELFGHAEESILRDENDVLYEDDRSPNAHHIDGLIRFESDLAYEVYKYLRNSVFPIVVGGDHSIAIGSVSGTKMAFPDQRLGVVWIDAHADLHSPWTTPSGNVHGMPLALLMQIEKKGKNRPRVYTMDTWDRLRKIGVSGPKLLPSDLVFIALRDYEPEEEAIIKEHGIKVITVDDLRKRGADAAVKETLDHLAACQRLHISFDVDSLDPSISVGTGTPVPNGLNLEEARALLSGFCADPKTATLDVVEINPALDTGNAMAEATLSILEPLFPILRAR, from the coding sequence ATGGATTTGCGATTGATTGAGGCTGCGTCGGAGATCGGCGCTGGCACCCGGGGCACCAGCATGGGCATGGCCGCCTTGCGCGTGGCCGCATGGAAACTCGGCAGCGAACTGTTCGGCCACGCCGAGGAGAGCATCCTGCGCGACGAGAACGATGTGCTTTACGAGGACGACCGGAGCCCGAACGCCCACCACATCGACGGCTTGATCCGCTTCGAGAGCGATTTAGCTTATGAGGTTTACAAGTATCTGCGCAACAGCGTTTTCCCCATTGTTGTCGGAGGCGATCATTCCATCGCCATCGGCTCGGTTTCGGGCACCAAGATGGCCTTCCCCGATCAGCGTTTGGGCGTGGTTTGGATCGATGCCCACGCCGACCTCCACAGCCCGTGGACGACCCCCAGTGGAAACGTCCACGGGATGCCGCTGGCGTTGCTGATGCAGATCGAGAAGAAGGGCAAGAACCGTCCCCGTGTGTACACTATGGACACTTGGGACCGCCTGCGGAAAATCGGCGTGAGCGGCCCGAAGCTCCTGCCCAGCGACCTGGTCTTCATCGCCCTGCGCGACTACGAGCCCGAGGAGGAAGCCATCATCAAGGAGCACGGCATCAAGGTCATTACCGTCGATGATCTTCGGAAGCGCGGGGCCGATGCAGCGGTGAAGGAAACCTTGGACCACCTCGCCGCATGCCAGCGCCTGCACATCAGCTTCGACGTGGATAGCCTGGACCCCAGCATCTCGGTGGGCACGGGCACCCCGGTTCCCAACGGACTCAATCTCGAAGAAGCGCGCGCCTTGCTCAGCGGCTTTTGCGCCGACCCGAAGACCGCCACCCTCGATGTAGTGGAGATCAACCCGGCGCTCGATACCGGCAATGCCATGGCCGAGGCGACCTTGAGCATCCTGGAACCGCTGTTCCCGATCCTGAGAGCACGGTGA
- a CDS encoding amidinotransferase: MSQSASSVILIRPTGFGYDPETAASNEFQQRVPVDDARRSAAEEFDGLLEALRQCGIGFTVLEPIDPTAPNSVFPNNWFGTHADGTLVLYPMLTPSRRAERDPNLAEVLKAEGSAVRQTLDFSAWEHHGLFLEGTGSLVLDRIKRRAFACLSPRTSERALSAWCEQLGYTPISFTATMDGRLNGAPVYHTNVVMSIGSNWALVCFDAMPYPAERQEVEEELAKSGREVIAFDLPQLHQFVGNALELVPHRISGEAGHRGRSEAIFLSETAFHALKPFQRIALERHAQLIPVAVPTIEAIGGGSVRCMLAENFLPLT, encoded by the coding sequence GTGAGCCAATCCGCTTCCTCCGTCATCCTTATCCGTCCCACCGGCTTCGGGTACGACCCGGAGACCGCTGCCAGCAACGAGTTCCAGCAGCGCGTGCCGGTGGATGATGCGCGCAGATCCGCCGCCGAGGAGTTCGACGGCTTGCTGGAAGCGCTGCGCCAATGCGGAATCGGCTTCACGGTGCTCGAGCCCATCGACCCTACGGCGCCCAACAGCGTGTTCCCGAACAATTGGTTCGGCACGCACGCCGATGGCACTCTGGTGCTCTACCCCATGCTCACGCCCAGCCGCCGCGCCGAGCGAGACCCCAACCTCGCGGAAGTCCTGAAAGCGGAGGGATCCGCCGTGCGCCAAACCCTCGATTTCAGCGCTTGGGAGCATCACGGCCTCTTCCTCGAAGGCACCGGCAGCCTGGTGCTCGACCGCATCAAGCGCCGCGCCTTCGCCTGCCTCTCGCCCCGCACCTCCGAGCGTGCGCTCAGTGCATGGTGCGAGCAATTGGGGTACACGCCCATCAGCTTCACCGCAACCATGGACGGCCGGCTCAATGGTGCTCCCGTCTACCACACCAACGTGGTCATGAGCATCGGCTCCAACTGGGCGCTGGTCTGCTTCGATGCCATGCCCTACCCGGCCGAGCGGCAGGAAGTAGAAGAGGAATTGGCCAAGAGCGGACGCGAGGTCATCGCCTTCGACCTGCCCCAGCTGCACCAGTTCGTGGGCAATGCGCTCGAGCTGGTCCCCCACCGCATTTCCGGTGAAGCCGGTCATCGCGGGCGCAGCGAAGCGATCTTCTTGAGCGAAACCGCATTCCACGCGCTCAAGCCCTTCCAGCGCATCGCCTTGGAGCGCCACGCGCAGCTCATTCCCGTGGCGGTGCCCACCATCGAGGCCATCGGAGGCGGCAGCGTGCGCTGCATGCTGGCTGAGAATTTCCTTCCGCTAACCTGA
- a CDS encoding arginine--tRNA ligase has protein sequence MFQDRLQDLLVPALQSAFSQLFGKELDVRSIGFQATRPEFEGDVTINVFPFLKVSGKGPEQTAQAIGEFLQGQVPVVERFNVVKGFLNIVIADSYWLGFLKEAGQQDILAFAPTGQKTMVEYASPNTNKPLHLGHLRNIFLGYSVSRILQAAGHEVIKVQVINDRGIHICKSMIAWQKFGGGETPASAGVKGDKLVGKYYVEFDRELKRQVEEQVASGKPKEIAEKEAPILLEAQEMLRKWEANDPEVRALWERMNGWCYEGFDATYRRAGVDFDKNYYESQTYLLGKADVLDGLKKGVFYEKDGAVWVDNTKEGLDEKVLLRRDGTSVYMTQDIGTAIKRFEEHPGLGKLIYTVGNEQDYHFKVLFIILKKLGFAWANDLHHLSYGMVDLPSGKMKSREGTVVDADDLIDEVVSEARRTGEELSKLEGFGEAEKAALYEMIGLAALKYFLLKVDPKKRMLFDPAASIDLQGHTGPFIQYTYARIKSLLRKAGGSDDQKTGQSGDALYDGALLPEERTVIKLLHQYPAVLNEAASKLDPSSLANHAYEVVKAYNSFYQAIPVMKEEDAGKRAFRIGLSATVAAATQKAMWCLGIEVPERM, from the coding sequence ATGTTCCAAGACAGACTTCAAGACCTGCTCGTTCCTGCACTGCAAAGCGCCTTCTCGCAGCTATTCGGGAAGGAACTCGACGTTCGAAGCATCGGCTTCCAGGCTACGCGACCCGAGTTCGAGGGCGATGTCACCATCAATGTCTTCCCCTTCCTCAAGGTCAGCGGCAAGGGGCCGGAGCAGACCGCGCAGGCCATCGGCGAATTCCTGCAAGGGCAAGTACCGGTGGTGGAGCGCTTCAATGTGGTGAAGGGCTTCCTGAATATCGTCATCGCCGACAGCTACTGGCTGGGCTTCCTGAAGGAGGCGGGCCAGCAGGACATCCTCGCCTTTGCGCCCACCGGCCAGAAGACGATGGTGGAGTATGCCTCGCCCAACACCAACAAGCCGCTGCACCTCGGCCACCTGCGCAACATCTTCCTCGGTTATAGCGTGAGCCGGATCCTCCAAGCGGCAGGGCATGAGGTGATCAAGGTGCAAGTGATCAACGACCGTGGCATCCACATCTGCAAGAGCATGATCGCTTGGCAGAAGTTCGGTGGTGGGGAGACCCCGGCTTCCGCAGGAGTGAAGGGCGATAAGCTGGTGGGCAAGTACTACGTGGAATTCGATAGGGAGCTCAAGCGGCAAGTGGAGGAGCAAGTGGCGAGCGGCAAGCCGAAGGAGATCGCGGAGAAGGAAGCGCCGATCCTGCTCGAGGCCCAGGAGATGCTCCGCAAGTGGGAGGCGAACGACCCCGAAGTGCGCGCTCTATGGGAGAGGATGAACGGTTGGTGCTACGAAGGCTTCGATGCCACCTATCGGCGTGCCGGGGTTGATTTCGACAAGAACTACTACGAGAGCCAGACCTATCTCCTGGGCAAGGCGGATGTGCTCGACGGGCTGAAGAAGGGCGTGTTCTATGAGAAGGACGGTGCCGTGTGGGTGGATAATACCAAGGAGGGCCTCGATGAGAAGGTGCTGCTGCGCCGCGATGGCACCAGCGTCTATATGACGCAGGACATCGGCACCGCCATCAAGCGCTTCGAGGAGCACCCCGGCCTGGGCAAGCTCATCTACACGGTCGGCAATGAGCAGGATTACCACTTCAAGGTGCTCTTCATCATCCTGAAGAAGCTCGGCTTCGCCTGGGCGAACGACCTGCACCACCTCAGCTACGGCATGGTGGACCTCCCTTCCGGAAAGATGAAGAGCCGCGAGGGCACCGTGGTGGACGCCGATGACCTCATCGACGAAGTGGTGAGCGAGGCGCGCCGCACGGGTGAGGAGCTCAGCAAGCTCGAAGGCTTCGGCGAAGCGGAGAAGGCCGCGCTCTACGAGATGATCGGCCTGGCCGCGCTCAAGTACTTCCTGCTCAAGGTTGACCCGAAGAAGCGCATGCTCTTCGACCCAGCCGCCAGCATCGACCTGCAAGGGCACACGGGACCCTTCATCCAGTACACCTACGCGCGGATCAAGAGCCTGCTGCGCAAGGCGGGTGGATCGGATGATCAGAAGACCGGGCAATCAGGCGATGCGCTCTATGACGGGGCGTTGCTCCCGGAGGAGCGCACGGTGATCAAGCTGCTGCATCAATACCCTGCCGTGCTCAACGAAGCAGCATCGAAGCTCGATCCCTCCTCGCTCGCGAATCATGCATACGAAGTGGTGAAGGCCTACAACAGTTTCTACCAGGCCATCCCGGTGATGAAGGAGGAAGATGCTGGGAAGCGCGCATTCCGCATCGGGCTGAGCGCGACTGTTGCTGCGGCGACGCAAAAGGCGATGTGGTGCCTCGGCATCGAGGTGCCGGAACGAATGTGA
- a CDS encoding type IX secretion system membrane protein PorP/SprF codes for MKARHAHLLLLFPVLAAHGQDPQFSQWYAAPQYLNPALTGNTHQDRIALNYRLQWPGVQPGYETYMAAYDHRFSTAPIGMGAMVLRDKAGSSGLTSTTIGLSYSYEARLSYKRALRGGVRLGYTMRGVDPSGYLFADQVIRDNAPVTIEPNLVQRTNYLDLAGGLMYYTEGFWAGVSMNHLNRPNMSLMVDGNAPLHRRVSVHAGYRFPLDGQRNLSKSETRMTLATHYKMQGKWDQLDLGAYADHKQFTAGLWYRGLPIVKAYEPGYGNNEAIVLMVGYETETQLRFVYSYDITISKLTMRSAGAHEISLIYEWPKQAKKRKHKIVPCPKF; via the coding sequence ATGAAGGCACGGCATGCGCATCTTCTCTTGCTGTTCCCGGTGCTCGCCGCGCATGGACAGGATCCGCAATTCTCACAGTGGTACGCGGCGCCGCAATACCTCAATCCTGCGCTCACCGGCAACACGCATCAGGACCGCATCGCACTGAACTATCGACTGCAGTGGCCGGGCGTGCAGCCGGGCTACGAGACCTATATGGCGGCCTACGACCATCGCTTCAGCACGGCTCCCATCGGCATGGGGGCCATGGTGCTGCGCGACAAGGCCGGCAGCAGCGGGCTCACCAGCACCACCATCGGCCTCAGCTATAGTTATGAAGCGCGGCTCAGCTACAAGCGCGCATTGCGCGGCGGCGTGCGCCTGGGCTACACGATGCGCGGCGTGGATCCCAGCGGCTACCTCTTCGCCGACCAGGTGATCCGCGACAACGCGCCGGTGACCATCGAGCCGAACCTCGTCCAGCGCACCAACTACCTCGACCTGGCCGGCGGGTTGATGTACTACACCGAAGGATTCTGGGCCGGCGTGAGCATGAATCACCTGAACCGGCCGAACATGAGCCTGATGGTTGATGGCAACGCCCCGTTGCACCGCCGAGTGAGCGTGCATGCGGGCTACCGCTTCCCGCTCGACGGCCAGCGCAACCTGAGCAAGAGCGAGACGCGCATGACGCTGGCCACGCACTACAAGATGCAGGGCAAGTGGGACCAGCTCGACCTCGGCGCCTATGCCGACCACAAGCAGTTCACCGCTGGCCTCTGGTACCGCGGGCTGCCCATCGTGAAGGCCTACGAGCCGGGATACGGCAACAACGAGGCGATAGTGCTCATGGTCGGCTACGAGACCGAGACCCAATTGCGCTTCGTGTACAGCTACGACATCACCATCAGCAAGCTCACCATGCGCAGCGCCGGTGCGCACGAGATCTCCTTGATCTACGAATGGCCCAAGCAGGCCAAGAAGCGCAAGCACAAGATCGTGCCCTGCCCGAAGTTCTAG
- a CDS encoding PKD domain-containing protein — MLQRYTLTILLFVAALAGRATHFSGGEIYWTCLGNNQYQITLMVYRDCAGINVDPNVTLQLNSPCGNTSMTVSHSGPTEISQLCNTELPNSTCNGGTLPGIQQYTYTGTITLAPCDSWTISYTNIYRNDAIVNLVAPGTQRTHINAIVNTLVSPCNDSPQFSNTAIPYVCMGYPITYSFGAWDPEGDSLSYELINAMGLGGAPIPYQPPYTFQDPIPGITLDPVTGEVNFTLNMLGNWVVVVRVHHWVNGVLVGSVMRDMQFVAFPCGNDPPDPATGVITGLTGNAVQLGPRAIQVCESGNFCFSFAINDPNLTNVLEAFSNIGQNLPGATFTYTAGNPLMGQVCWTAQPNSSGFYPFIVNVDDGACPIPAFQTYIYSVTVIPGLYGTLSTTGETCLGSGNGTATANVTAGTAPFTYTWSTGATTPSISAPPGSYTVTMTDVNNCVSPPITGVIGTQSLPNQAIAGPDAIGCVGSFPVTLGGSVVNATGGIWSGGAGTFGGAWPSITYTPTAAEIAAGSVALTLTTTGNDNCPPDSDTGTLLIPNSFVDVSLSSDSTTCNGGNDGSASVLNGQPGFTYQWSTTPVQTAATATGLAQGTYGVIITDAYNCITSLSATVMQPPALAVSIIAIGDESCAGLGDGTLTASASGGTPPYTYTWSTGASGALLTATAGTYTVSVTDASNCGPVTATATINAAAQPNQADAGADLVGCIGDFPVALNGSVTNATGGTWSGGTGSFSGAWPAMSYEPSPDEIAANGVTLTLTTTGNTNCPPATDQVFINIPNSFADAQVTPTDAVCFGTATGSAAFNPDLPGYTYAWSTAPVQTTATATGLMGGDYTVTATDPFGCSITMTTTIGPSAPLSIVSITGADESCAGFANGTATVEATGGAAPYSYLWSNGATTQSITVGAGDYTVTVTDANNCAPENASITIAAAAQPNVAIAGPDLLGCVGNFPIALFGSVQNADSGIWSGNGTFSGSWPGVSYTPSAAEIAANSATLTLTTAGNSNCPPATDQMVITIPNSFANLSTTTVNAPCSGQTIGSASVTPVIPGLTYLWNDPGAQTTPTATNLAAGTYTVTVSDGPGCSTTLTATVTSPDPIIVTSITSTDETCAGFGNGTASVTAAGGTPPYSYLWSNGATTQSISASAGNYIVGITDVNDCAVAIGMVTINAQAQPNQVNAGTDQVACMGNYPINLNGSVVNATGGVWSGGTGTWLNTSLSAQYMPSNAEIANGGLTLTLTTTGNPICPPASDQVVISLSNAFIGAGLTTTNIDCNGNGNGSIAYAPLVAGNSYQWNDQAGQSTSTAVDLTPGAYTITVTDALGCDTSLTAVISEPAPLMITAFNLTDVNCSGGNDGSAYALVSGGTPQYTYAWSGGQSTPAVTALSAGPVSLIVNDANGCTAQADGLINEPPPLSFMAVVPDTACVNAPVTLVAQGSGGTGSLTFNWGPLGTGNPITVSFTQSQNVQLSVSDQNGCTAPAQFYPVQVLDLNSGEFTTYGDTTICPGGIPATVGALLANYPGSYTITWPELGQTGAGPYTVPFTVDQDLNVTVTDQCGNTLQQVVELRVETPPAINLPPIIAEGCAPLNVTFPDLQLGPGLTYLWDLGNGSTSVAPQPVLVYQAGTYAVSLTVSTPIGCTSSSTTNGVINAWLPPTAGFSASTYSTTADNASIDFTDQSQGSIATWDWTFGDGGTSSAMNPTYAYGDVGTFQVIMQVTDIHGCADEAEANIIIAPIHEIVIPTAFTPTGNGGYYDPNALNNDVFYAFARFVDDFRMRVFNRWGELIFESDDVRYGWDGTYRGQLSPQDVYVVQTWVRFVDGKEKQMLTDLTLFR; from the coding sequence ATGCTCCAACGATACACCCTCACCATCCTGCTCTTCGTCGCAGCACTCGCTGGCCGAGCCACGCATTTCTCGGGCGGTGAGATCTATTGGACCTGCCTGGGCAACAACCAGTACCAGATCACGCTGATGGTGTACCGGGACTGCGCGGGCATCAACGTCGACCCGAACGTCACGCTGCAGCTCAACAGCCCATGCGGGAACACCAGCATGACGGTGAGCCACAGCGGGCCAACCGAGATCAGCCAGCTGTGCAACACGGAACTGCCCAACAGCACCTGCAACGGCGGAACGCTGCCGGGCATCCAGCAATACACCTACACGGGAACGATCACCCTCGCCCCATGCGACTCGTGGACGATCTCCTACACCAACATCTACCGGAACGACGCGATCGTGAACCTGGTAGCGCCCGGAACGCAGCGCACCCACATCAACGCGATCGTGAACACGCTGGTGAGCCCTTGCAATGATTCGCCGCAATTCTCGAACACGGCCATCCCGTATGTGTGCATGGGCTATCCGATCACGTACAGCTTCGGCGCCTGGGATCCCGAAGGCGACTCGCTCAGCTACGAGCTGATCAACGCGATGGGCCTTGGCGGAGCCCCCATCCCCTATCAGCCGCCGTACACGTTCCAGGATCCCATCCCGGGCATCACGCTCGACCCGGTCACGGGCGAGGTGAACTTCACGCTGAACATGCTGGGCAACTGGGTCGTGGTGGTGCGCGTGCACCATTGGGTGAATGGGGTGCTCGTCGGTTCGGTGATGCGCGATATGCAGTTCGTGGCTTTCCCATGCGGCAACGATCCGCCCGATCCGGCGACAGGCGTGATCACGGGCCTCACCGGCAATGCTGTGCAGCTCGGTCCGCGCGCCATCCAGGTGTGCGAATCCGGCAACTTCTGCTTCAGCTTCGCCATCAACGACCCCAACCTGACCAATGTGCTGGAAGCCTTCAGCAACATCGGTCAGAACCTTCCCGGTGCCACCTTCACCTATACGGCCGGCAATCCGCTAATGGGCCAGGTGTGCTGGACGGCGCAACCGAACAGCTCTGGCTTCTATCCCTTCATCGTGAACGTGGACGATGGGGCCTGCCCGATCCCCGCGTTCCAGACCTACATCTACTCCGTAACGGTTATCCCGGGCCTTTACGGCACCCTGAGCACCACGGGTGAAACGTGCTTGGGCAGCGGAAACGGCACCGCCACCGCGAACGTCACCGCAGGCACGGCGCCCTTCACTTATACCTGGAGCACAGGCGCCACCACACCCAGCATCTCCGCTCCGCCTGGATCCTACACGGTGACCATGACGGACGTGAACAACTGCGTATCGCCGCCGATCACCGGTGTCATCGGCACACAGTCGTTGCCGAACCAGGCGATCGCCGGACCCGATGCGATAGGCTGCGTGGGGAGCTTCCCGGTCACGCTTGGCGGATCCGTGGTGAATGCCACCGGCGGGATCTGGAGCGGCGGCGCCGGGACTTTCGGTGGAGCCTGGCCTTCGATCACCTACACCCCGACAGCGGCGGAGATCGCGGCAGGCAGCGTTGCACTCACCCTCACCACCACGGGCAATGACAACTGCCCGCCAGACAGCGATACGGGCACCTTGCTCATCCCGAACAGCTTCGTGGATGTGAGCCTGTCCTCGGACTCGACCACATGCAACGGTGGCAACGATGGCAGCGCATCGGTGCTGAACGGCCAGCCCGGCTTCACCTATCAATGGAGCACCACGCCGGTGCAGACCGCAGCAACGGCCACGGGGCTCGCGCAGGGCACCTATGGCGTGATCATCACGGATGCCTACAACTGCATCACCAGCCTGAGTGCCACGGTGATGCAGCCACCTGCTCTTGCCGTGAGCATCATTGCCATCGGCGATGAAAGTTGCGCCGGCCTTGGCGATGGCACCCTGACGGCCAGCGCAAGCGGCGGAACGCCGCCCTACACCTACACCTGGAGCACAGGTGCAAGCGGCGCGCTCCTCACAGCCACGGCGGGCACTTACACGGTGAGCGTAACGGATGCCAGCAACTGCGGCCCTGTAACGGCCACGGCAACCATCAATGCAGCCGCACAGCCGAATCAAGCCGATGCGGGCGCCGACCTCGTGGGCTGCATCGGCGATTTCCCCGTCGCGCTGAATGGCAGTGTGACCAACGCGACAGGCGGCACATGGAGCGGCGGAACCGGAAGCTTCTCAGGCGCTTGGCCGGCAATGAGCTACGAGCCCAGCCCCGATGAGATCGCTGCCAATGGCGTGACCCTCACGCTCACCACCACAGGCAACACCAATTGCCCTCCGGCCACGGATCAAGTCTTCATCAACATCCCGAACAGCTTCGCGGATGCGCAAGTAACGCCTACGGATGCGGTCTGCTTCGGCACCGCAACAGGGTCAGCCGCATTCAATCCGGACCTGCCCGGGTACACCTATGCTTGGAGCACGGCACCGGTGCAGACCACCGCTACCGCTACCGGCCTCATGGGCGGCGACTACACTGTGACCGCCACCGATCCCTTCGGATGCAGCATCACCATGACCACGACCATCGGCCCTAGCGCACCATTGAGCATCGTGAGCATCACGGGCGCGGATGAGAGCTGCGCAGGTTTCGCCAATGGCACGGCCACTGTCGAAGCAACCGGTGGCGCGGCGCCCTACAGTTACCTGTGGAGCAATGGCGCAACGACGCAGAGCATCACAGTTGGCGCCGGCGACTATACCGTGACCGTGACCGACGCGAACAACTGCGCTCCGGAAAACGCCTCGATCACCATTGCAGCTGCAGCGCAGCCCAACGTGGCGATTGCGGGTCCCGACCTGCTTGGCTGCGTGGGCAACTTCCCCATCGCGCTCTTCGGAAGCGTGCAGAACGCCGATAGCGGCATTTGGAGCGGCAACGGCACTTTCAGCGGCAGCTGGCCCGGCGTGAGCTACACGCCATCGGCAGCGGAGATCGCCGCAAACAGCGCGACGCTCACGCTCACCACCGCGGGCAACAGCAACTGTCCGCCCGCCACCGACCAGATGGTGATCACCATCCCCAACAGCTTCGCGAACCTGAGCACCACCACGGTGAATGCGCCTTGCAGCGGACAGACCATCGGCTCCGCGAGCGTGACCCCGGTGATCCCCGGCCTCACCTATCTGTGGAACGACCCCGGTGCGCAGACCACGCCCACGGCGACCAATCTGGCAGCCGGCACCTATACGGTGACCGTGTCCGATGGCCCGGGCTGCAGCACCACGCTCACGGCCACGGTCACCTCGCCTGACCCCATCATCGTCACGAGCATCACCAGCACCGATGAGACCTGTGCAGGCTTCGGCAACGGAACGGCTTCGGTGACCGCTGCCGGTGGCACACCGCCATACAGCTACCTCTGGAGCAATGGCGCCACCACCCAGAGCATAAGCGCCAGCGCGGGCAATTACATCGTTGGCATCACCGATGTGAATGACTGCGCCGTGGCCATCGGCATGGTCACGATCAACGCGCAAGCGCAGCCCAATCAGGTGAATGCGGGAACGGACCAGGTAGCCTGCATGGGCAATTACCCGATCAACCTGAACGGCAGCGTGGTGAATGCCACCGGAGGAGTTTGGAGCGGCGGCACCGGCACCTGGCTGAACACCAGCCTGAGCGCGCAGTACATGCCGAGCAACGCGGAAATCGCCAATGGCGGACTGACCCTCACGCTCACGACCACCGGCAATCCGATCTGTCCGCCAGCGAGCGACCAGGTCGTCATCAGCCTCAGCAACGCATTCATCGGTGCGGGGCTCACCACGACGAACATCGATTGCAATGGGAACGGCAATGGCAGCATCGCCTACGCTCCCTTGGTAGCCGGCAATAGCTACCAATGGAACGACCAGGCCGGTCAATCAACATCAACGGCTGTGGACCTCACCCCTGGGGCCTACACCATCACCGTCACCGATGCGCTCGGCTGCGATACCTCGCTCACGGCCGTGATCTCAGAGCCTGCGCCCCTCATGATCACCGCCTTCAACCTCACCGACGTGAACTGCAGCGGAGGCAACGATGGCTCCGCCTATGCGCTGGTGAGCGGCGGAACCCCGCAATACACCTACGCCTGGAGCGGAGGACAGTCCACACCGGCGGTAACTGCCCTCTCGGCTGGTCCGGTCAGCCTGATCGTGAATGATGCGAACGGCTGCACTGCGCAAGCTGATGGCCTGATCAATGAACCGCCGCCGCTGAGCTTCATGGCCGTGGTGCCCGACACCGCGTGCGTGAATGCCCCGGTGACCCTGGTGGCGCAAGGGAGCGGCGGCACTGGCAGCCTCACCTTCAACTGGGGGCCGCTCGGTACGGGCAATCCCATCACGGTCAGCTTCACGCAATCGCAGAACGTGCAGCTCAGCGTCAGCGATCAGAACGGATGCACCGCGCCCGCGCAATTCTATCCGGTGCAGGTGCTCGACCTCAATTCCGGCGAGTTCACCACGTATGGCGACACCACGATCTGCCCGGGCGGCATCCCGGCCACGGTGGGCGCGTTGCTCGCGAACTATCCGGGCTCATACACGATCACCTGGCCCGAGCTCGGGCAGACCGGAGCCGGCCCGTACACCGTGCCTTTCACGGTTGATCAGGACCTGAACGTGACCGTGACCGACCAGTGCGGCAATACGTTGCAACAGGTGGTGGAATTGCGCGTAGAAACACCGCCCGCCATCAACCTGCCGCCGATCATCGCGGAAGGTTGTGCACCGCTCAACGTGACCTTCCCCGACCTGCAACTCGGCCCCGGCCTCACCTACCTCTGGGACCTGGGCAACGGCAGCACGAGCGTTGCGCCGCAACCCGTGCTCGTGTACCAGGCCGGCACCTACGCTGTGAGCCTTACGGTGAGCACGCCGATCGGATGCACCAGCAGCAGCACCACCAACGGGGTCATCAACGCGTGGCTCCCGCCAACAGCGGGCTTCAGCGCCAGCACCTATAGCACCACGGCTGACAATGCCAGCATCGATTTCACCGACCAGAGCCAGGGCAGCATCGCCACCTGGGATTGGACCTTCGGCGATGGCGGCACAAGCAGCGCCATGAACCCCACCTACGCCTACGGCGATGTGGGCACCTTCCAAGTGATCATGCAGGTGACCGACATCCATGGCTGCGCGGACGAGGCTGAGGCGAACATCATCATCGCACCGATCCACGAGATCGTGATCCCCACCGCCTTCACCCCAACAGGCAACGGCGGTTACTACGACCCCAATGCGCTCAACAACGATGTGTTCTATGCCTTCGCGCGCTTCGTTGACGACTTCAGGATGCGCGTCTTCAACCGCTGGGGCGAACTGATCTTCGAGAGCGACGATGTGCGCTACGGCTGGGATGGCACCTATCGCGGCCAGCTCAGCCCGCAGGATGTCTATGTGGTGCAGACCTGGGTGCGCTTCGTGGACGGCAAGGAGAAGCAGATGCTCACTGACCTCACGCTCTTCCGATGA